A genomic window from Vitis riparia cultivar Riparia Gloire de Montpellier isolate 1030 chromosome 18, EGFV_Vit.rip_1.0, whole genome shotgun sequence includes:
- the LOC117907364 gene encoding plant cysteine oxidase 3-like: MDCAIERSKIQVLYDACDAVFSQKELPTFQQIQWLKNLLDLMEAIDVGIDEFSLHQSPFSSPKITKGLVCGQAVSEITYIHIHECDNFSMGVFCFPAGRTFPLHDHPNMTVLSKLLYGSVHVKAYDWVKAENSSCRTIGLAGIVTNSIFNAPHEPSILFPRSGGNIHSFTALTPCAILDVLAPPYSEEFGRPSTYFNDMPIPTLPGYVILEERDLPDDLVVTRAPYLGPSIVAAGDELMTCS; encoded by the exons ATGGACTGCGCAATTGAGAGAAGTAAGATACAAGTGCTGTATGATGCCTGTGATGCTGTGTTCTCTCAGAAGGAGCTTCCAACTTTCCAACAGATTCAGTGGCTGAAGAATCTCCTAG ACTTAATGGAAGCCATCGATGTTGGGATTGACGAATTTAGCTTACACCAGTCTCCATTTTCAAgcccaaagattacaaaagGATTGGTTTGCGGACAAGCAGTCTCTGAAATAACTTATATTCACATACATGAATGCGACAATTTCTCT ATGGGAGTGTTTTGCTTCCCTGCAGGAAGAACATTTCCCCTTCATGATCATCCAAATATGACGGTTCTGAGCAAACTCCTCTATGGTTCTGTTCATGTTAAAGCTTATGACTGGGTGAAAGCAGAGAATTCCAGCTGCAGAACAA TTGGACTAGCTGGAATTGTGACAAACAGCATCTTCAACGCACCACACGAGCCATCCATCTTATTCCCACGGAGCGGTGGAAACATTCATTCCTTCACAGCACTCACTCCTTGTGCCATCTTGGATGTGTTGGCTCCGCCATACAGTGAGGAGTTTGGAAGGCCTTCCACTTACTTTAATGACATGCCAATTCCAACGCTTCCTG GTTACGTCATACTTGAGGAAAGAGATTTGCCAGATGATCTAGTGGTCACTAG